From the genome of Hymenobacter sp. PAMC 26628, one region includes:
- a CDS encoding WecB/TagA/CpsF family glycosyltransferase — MSLKQERINFLGLPLDTGVTLADVCALPRSKGALRMVTFINPHAWALAETHNDYVSTLHQMTLVLPDGEGVARACRELTEKPCPRLSFDMSSLADPFFGALRAAEASLMLIGGVPGVNEGVQAKLHANYGEDLRVIGTAHGYDSFETKIASVMLRQPDVVVVGMGSPRQEKFLVALRDAGYNGMAITCGGFLDQYLKKDYYYPRWINYANLRFAWRIYKEPKRLWRRYLIDYQVMTKLVLKAFYKKYASPLKSSSAKIKK; from the coding sequence ATGAGCCTCAAACAAGAACGCATAAACTTTCTAGGTCTTCCCTTAGATACCGGCGTAACCCTGGCTGACGTCTGTGCCCTACCTCGCAGCAAAGGCGCTTTGCGGATGGTGACGTTCATCAACCCCCATGCCTGGGCCCTGGCCGAAACGCACAATGATTACGTGAGCACGCTGCACCAAATGACATTGGTTCTGCCGGACGGGGAGGGCGTGGCCCGCGCCTGTCGGGAGCTGACGGAAAAGCCTTGCCCCCGCCTGAGCTTTGACATGTCCTCGCTGGCCGACCCTTTCTTTGGGGCCCTACGGGCGGCAGAAGCTTCCCTAATGCTGATTGGCGGCGTTCCCGGCGTTAACGAAGGCGTCCAGGCGAAGCTGCACGCCAACTACGGCGAGGATCTGCGCGTGATCGGCACCGCGCACGGTTACGACAGCTTCGAAACCAAGATTGCCTCCGTGATGCTCCGGCAACCGGACGTTGTGGTGGTCGGCATGGGCTCACCACGGCAAGAAAAATTTCTGGTTGCCCTGAGAGACGCCGGCTACAACGGCATGGCAATAACCTGTGGCGGCTTCCTCGACCAGTACTTGAAAAAAGATTACTACTATCCTCGTTGGATAAATTACGCAAATCTGCGCTTTGCCTGGCGCATATACAAAGAACCAAAACGACTGTGGCGCCGCTATTTGATCGACTACCAAGTAATGACCAAGCTTGTGCTAAAGGCGTTTTACAAGAAGTATGCATCGCCATTAAAGTCGAGTTCCGCCAAAATCAAAAAGTGA
- a CDS encoding glycosyltransferase, translating to MPSSTLLSPTLPSATLLASESIALIIPDFDTGGEEKRVVFLANHYAQIFKQVYLFAPRGLSNALLSDRVRHVVTAVRSPGSLAGVVVTIRREGIRFLQGHKRATLPYLVMAEKLTGAACVFNFDNIYPRHNYASKLLSPRHLVYLSDVVKDFYAPYYPGRHNVTINMGGNFYPVPSPAERKRRREAWGLADEFVLLNLGRLAPQKNHPLLFEALRQLPGGNFVCLVAGSGPDEARLQALARAYGLQDKVRFLGHIAEPYPLLCAADALVQSSDYEGFPNAFIEAASVGLPIVATDVGSARTLVGPAGILVPPGAADQLAAALVAMQQQLATYQQRAEALRTSGFFQQFHKLRMAENYVRYYEALANTP from the coding sequence ATGCCCTCTTCTACGCTCCTCTCACCCACCCTGCCTTCTGCTACGCTGCTCGCATCCGAGTCGATTGCCCTAATTATTCCCGACTTCGACACGGGCGGCGAGGAAAAGCGGGTCGTGTTTTTGGCTAACCACTACGCGCAGATTTTCAAGCAGGTGTATTTATTCGCCCCCCGAGGGCTTAGCAACGCCTTGTTGAGTGACCGGGTACGGCACGTGGTGACCGCCGTGCGCAGCCCGGGTAGCCTAGCGGGGGTCGTCGTCACTATCCGGCGCGAGGGCATTCGTTTTTTGCAAGGCCACAAGCGGGCCACGCTGCCCTACCTGGTGATGGCTGAGAAGTTGACCGGCGCGGCCTGCGTTTTCAACTTCGACAACATTTACCCCCGTCACAACTACGCCAGCAAACTCTTGTCTCCCCGGCACCTGGTGTACTTGTCCGACGTGGTCAAAGACTTCTACGCCCCTTACTACCCGGGCCGCCACAACGTGACCATCAACATGGGGGGCAACTTTTACCCCGTGCCGTCCCCCGCCGAGCGCAAGCGCCGCCGCGAGGCGTGGGGGCTGGCCGACGAATTCGTGTTGCTGAACCTGGGGCGGCTCGCGCCGCAAAAAAATCATCCGCTGCTGTTTGAGGCCCTGCGGCAGCTGCCCGGCGGCAACTTCGTGTGCCTAGTGGCGGGCAGCGGGCCCGACGAGGCCCGGTTGCAAGCGCTGGCCCGCGCTTACGGGCTGCAAGACAAGGTGCGGTTTCTGGGCCACATCGCTGAGCCTTACCCGTTGCTGTGCGCCGCCGATGCGCTGGTGCAGTCGTCCGACTACGAAGGCTTCCCCAACGCCTTCATCGAAGCGGCCTCGGTGGGCCTGCCCATCGTGGCCACCGACGTCGGCTCGGCCCGAACCCTGGTCGGGCCGGCGGGCATCCTGGTGCCCCCCGGAGCGGCGGACCAACTGGCGGCCGCCCTCGTCGCGATGCAGCAGCAGCTGGCGACCTACCAGCAACGGGCCGAGGCCTTGCGGACAAGCGGCTTTTTTCAGCAATTCCATAAGCTGAGAATGGCTGAAAACTATGTAAGGTACTACGAAGCGCTCGCCAATACCCCCTGA
- a CDS encoding glycosyltransferase family 4 protein, translated as MKVLYVCSEFYAGLLPFATSIVNIMQEEGNYGIFVCTPQCDYRKTITSPPANCEFIDFPRHKLQQLRFRLYPHPLLRAIDRLCQEQRIEVIHLLTEDTALALHLSRLRRYGKVLYAVHDLFPHPAKYRNAVARFVRELLVKQRVGYLIRRADNLVTCSRTQYEWMAANFPAKRVFFHDFPTLVTNSIAQGTEGVCELKETAGYILFFGRIEQYKGIELLYDAYLRNDDLRRQPLVIAGSGHVYFERDVAKEQNVIFINRYIEDGEVKDLFSKAACVVFPYTTATQSGVLSLAFYFRVPAVVSGIPFLQELITEGVTGFSFSLEEPGALAEKLREVRAHDPAAVTTAAYQHYALSYDGAALKNQLLRIYGALR; from the coding sequence ATGAAAGTCTTGTACGTATGCTCCGAATTCTACGCGGGCCTGCTACCCTTTGCTACCTCCATCGTGAACATCATGCAGGAAGAGGGTAACTACGGGATTTTTGTTTGTACGCCGCAGTGCGACTACCGCAAGACCATCACCTCCCCCCCCGCAAATTGCGAGTTCATTGACTTCCCCCGGCATAAGCTGCAACAGCTGCGCTTCCGCCTCTACCCCCACCCGCTACTGCGGGCCATCGACCGATTGTGCCAGGAGCAGCGGATCGAGGTGATTCACTTGCTTACCGAGGACACGGCCTTGGCGCTTCACTTGAGCCGGCTGCGACGGTACGGCAAAGTGCTGTACGCGGTGCACGACTTGTTTCCGCATCCGGCCAAGTACCGCAACGCCGTCGCCCGGTTCGTGCGCGAGCTACTGGTAAAGCAACGCGTCGGTTACCTGATTCGACGCGCGGACAACCTGGTTACGTGCAGCCGGACCCAGTACGAGTGGATGGCGGCCAATTTTCCGGCCAAGCGCGTGTTCTTTCATGATTTTCCGACCCTAGTCACCAACAGCATTGCCCAGGGCACGGAGGGGGTCTGTGAACTAAAGGAGACGGCCGGCTACATCCTGTTTTTTGGCCGCATTGAGCAGTACAAAGGCATCGAGCTTCTATACGATGCCTACCTCCGCAACGACGATTTGCGCCGGCAGCCGTTGGTCATCGCGGGCAGTGGCCACGTCTATTTTGAGCGCGACGTTGCAAAAGAGCAAAACGTCATTTTTATCAACCGTTACATCGAGGACGGCGAAGTAAAAGACCTGTTTTCGAAGGCGGCTTGCGTGGTATTTCCTTACACCACGGCCACGCAGTCCGGGGTGCTCTCGCTGGCCTTCTATTTCCGGGTGCCGGCCGTTGTTTCGGGAATTCCCTTTCTGCAAGAATTGATTACCGAAGGCGTCACGGGCTTTTCTTTCTCCTTGGAAGAGCCCGGTGCGTTGGCGGAGAAACTACGCGAAGTGCGGGCCCACGACCCGGCGGCGGTGACGACTGCCGCTTACCAGCACTATGCACTCTCCTACGACGGCGCAGCCTTGAAAAACCAGCTCCTGCGCATATACGGTGCCTTGCGCTAG
- a CDS encoding glycosyltransferase produces MIFITIGTQAPFNRLIKIIDSVAKQFPNDSFIAQTLNGSYEPSNLTTVNFLTPRDFDDLFNDADLIISHAGMGTIISALTRNKPLLVMPRQATLSEHRNDHQLATAKKFQELNCIHVARNELELSSTLTKMLDDKILTC; encoded by the coding sequence ATGATTTTCATCACCATAGGGACTCAAGCCCCGTTTAACAGATTAATTAAAATCATTGACAGCGTAGCAAAACAATTTCCAAACGATAGTTTTATCGCCCAGACCCTGAATGGTAGCTATGAGCCGAGTAATTTAACCACCGTCAATTTTTTAACCCCTAGGGATTTCGACGATTTATTTAATGATGCTGATTTGATCATCAGCCATGCCGGCATGGGCACGATTATTTCTGCTTTGACAAGAAACAAGCCCTTGCTGGTCATGCCCAGGCAAGCAACGCTCTCGGAGCACAGGAACGATCATCAGCTTGCTACCGCGAAAAAATTTCAAGAGCTAAATTGTATTCATGTCGCCCGGAATGAATTAGAATTGTCAAGCACATTAACAAAAATGCTCGATGATAAAATTTTAACGTGTTAG
- a CDS encoding oligosaccharide biosynthesis protein Alg14 produces the protein MKILAIASAGGHWIQLLRLQPAFRNQEVVFVSTKMGFENMVKGQTFFLVPDSNRWDKFSLMKGFWHIYKLVNIIKPDIIITTGAAPGLIAVITGRCLGIKTIWIDSIANVEELSMSGKIAKVVATKLYTQWPDLIESDVHYNGNVLS, from the coding sequence ATGAAAATACTTGCGATTGCATCAGCTGGTGGGCACTGGATACAACTTCTAAGGTTGCAGCCTGCTTTCAGGAATCAAGAGGTAGTGTTTGTCTCAACCAAAATGGGGTTCGAGAACATGGTAAAGGGACAAACCTTCTTTCTGGTGCCGGATTCAAACAGATGGGATAAATTTAGCTTGATGAAGGGCTTTTGGCATATCTACAAATTAGTTAACATTATCAAACCTGATATCATCATTACGACCGGCGCTGCCCCAGGATTAATAGCTGTTATCACTGGGAGGTGTTTGGGCATCAAGACTATCTGGATTGATAGCATCGCCAACGTGGAAGAACTATCCATGAGTGGTAAAATTGCCAAAGTAGTAGCTACCAAGTTATATACCCAATGGCCGGATTTAATTGAATCTGATGTCCATTACAATGGAAATGTATTGTCATGA
- a CDS encoding glycosyltransferase family 4 protein: MNTKAVLSVTTNLSRYGGAQKVLVDVHNGLKLNYDAKIVGFQKHENIHPKYGIKKEEYIQLKSPFLLRDKIIIVHARNLISFITFLNKILFLNSTIIYVSHNVYSTYKRLTFLPDILVSISKKVTENLIDYFSVKQQKIHLIYNGIIDANTKSNQRNYESDKIKILYAARVNSTKRQLYLVDCLKDNLRPEIQIHFAGAGDDFDELLEACKDSKNFVALSFIENMNDLIPEYDYLMLYSVQEGLPLSLIEGISHGKPLLVNDVGGNLEIGIPGFNCFELDECPDSFIKQINNLVEVDKDKYYQYSINSRKHYLDNFTYPVMIEKYRHLIDNLEQ; encoded by the coding sequence ATGAACACAAAAGCAGTGCTTTCGGTAACGACGAACCTTAGCCGGTATGGCGGGGCTCAGAAGGTTTTGGTGGATGTCCACAACGGGTTAAAGCTAAACTATGACGCAAAAATTGTTGGCTTCCAAAAGCACGAAAATATTCACCCCAAATACGGTATTAAAAAAGAAGAATACATTCAACTAAAGAGTCCATTTCTATTAAGGGATAAAATTATTATTGTGCATGCCCGCAACTTAATCTCCTTCATTACTTTTTTAAACAAGATTCTATTTCTTAATTCAACGATTATCTACGTCTCGCACAATGTGTACAGCACTTATAAAAGGTTGACTTTTCTCCCAGATATCCTTGTTTCTATTTCTAAAAAAGTAACGGAAAATCTGATAGATTATTTTTCAGTAAAGCAACAGAAAATTCATTTAATATACAATGGTATCATTGATGCCAATACCAAAAGTAACCAACGTAATTACGAGTCTGATAAAATTAAAATTCTTTACGCTGCCCGAGTAAATTCAACCAAAAGACAGTTGTATTTAGTGGATTGCTTAAAAGACAACCTAAGGCCCGAAATTCAGATACATTTTGCCGGCGCAGGTGATGATTTTGACGAATTACTAGAAGCATGTAAGGATAGCAAAAATTTTGTGGCGCTGAGCTTCATTGAGAATATGAATGACTTGATTCCCGAATACGATTACCTAATGCTTTATTCAGTTCAAGAAGGACTGCCGCTTTCCCTTATCGAGGGGATATCGCACGGCAAACCCCTTTTAGTGAATGACGTGGGTGGCAACCTTGAAATCGGTATCCCCGGATTTAATTGCTTTGAATTAGATGAATGCCCTGATTCGTTCATCAAGCAAATAAATAACCTGGTCGAAGTTGATAAAGATAAATACTATCAATACTCCATTAATAGCCGAAAACACTACCTTGATAATTTTACCTATCCAGTAATGATTGAGAAATACCGCCACTTGATCGATAACTTGGAACAGTAA
- a CDS encoding serine O-acetyltransferase, with the protein MMRILSDLKLYNKNSKFPVGMLNIIFYANVIFRASNFFYSIGLFPIAKILWVINRLVFSIDIDPKAQIGDGFMIKHGLGLVIGSHAVIGKNFTIYQGVTIGGNSGKTRQHGHGLLKQPLIGNNVIVSPNSVVIGPIIIGDNCHVGACSLVSKDVAAGSTVVEYNKILSNRL; encoded by the coding sequence ATGATGAGAATCCTAAGTGATCTAAAGTTATATAATAAAAATTCAAAATTCCCTGTAGGAATGTTGAATATAATATTTTATGCAAATGTTATTTTCCGGGCCTCTAATTTTTTTTACTCAATCGGTTTATTTCCAATAGCAAAGATATTGTGGGTAATAAATCGTTTGGTGTTCAGTATTGATATAGACCCAAAGGCACAGATAGGCGACGGATTTATGATAAAGCACGGTCTGGGGCTTGTTATCGGAAGTCATGCCGTTATCGGTAAAAATTTTACGATCTATCAAGGAGTAACTATTGGCGGTAATTCTGGTAAAACCCGTCAACATGGTCATGGCTTGTTGAAACAGCCTTTGATTGGCAATAACGTTATCGTGAGTCCCAACTCCGTCGTTATTGGTCCAATAATCATTGGCGATAATTGTCACGTGGGAGCGTGCAGCCTAGTGTCTAAAGATGTTGCGGCCGGCAGTACCGTTGTTGAATACAACAAGATCTTATCTAACAGATTATGA
- a CDS encoding glycosyltransferase family 4 protein, with product MKRKLIVITSEDLLDVDMPIVKEIHGYYDFIWIVILKGYGWFSEVTIRDFCEKNDIKYRLLFQNLKLKNPQIIFFHLKLLIFLKSLNADLIYDSYLGTPHLHLLSSFFLNKKKFVIAIHDVVQHYNMNHRAIRSLYYNFLMKRYDNIHLFSANQKKQFLTKYSGYKKNLLIAPLCLKDFGSMEELNNRNNDGEKVDFIFFGIIRENKGLDILIKAVNMLSKKYGKFSVTIAGKAADSYWNICENLIEDKSFYNLKIRTIDKNEVANLFRTARFLVLPYRDITQSGVLLTSYNYNVPVIASNLPGFEEYIENGKTGLLFEAMQTESLSAQMELAINMDDGKYSKMKYELSKFVEMKIRASSIAKKYAQYFDEVIESNK from the coding sequence ATGAAAAGGAAACTTATTGTAATTACAAGTGAAGATTTATTGGATGTGGATATGCCTATTGTGAAAGAAATACATGGATATTATGATTTTATTTGGATCGTTATATTGAAAGGGTATGGCTGGTTTTCCGAGGTAACCATCAGGGATTTTTGTGAAAAAAATGATATAAAATACAGATTATTGTTTCAAAATCTAAAGCTTAAAAATCCTCAAATAATTTTTTTTCACTTAAAATTACTTATTTTTTTGAAATCACTAAATGCGGATTTGATATATGATAGCTATTTAGGCACCCCTCATCTGCACCTGCTTTCGTCCTTTTTTTTAAATAAAAAGAAGTTTGTTATCGCAATTCACGATGTCGTTCAACATTACAATATGAATCACCGTGCGATAAGATCGTTATATTACAATTTCTTAATGAAAAGATACGATAATATTCATTTGTTTTCAGCCAATCAAAAAAAACAGTTTTTAACAAAATATTCTGGTTACAAGAAAAATCTATTAATTGCCCCCCTATGTCTAAAGGATTTTGGATCAATGGAGGAACTTAATAACCGAAATAACGATGGGGAAAAGGTTGATTTCATTTTTTTTGGAATAATAAGAGAAAATAAAGGGCTGGATATTCTTATAAAAGCCGTGAACATGTTATCTAAAAAATATGGTAAATTTTCCGTAACAATTGCTGGCAAAGCAGCTGATTCCTATTGGAATATATGTGAAAATCTTATTGAAGACAAATCCTTTTATAACTTAAAGATACGGACGATTGACAAAAATGAGGTTGCAAATCTATTTCGGACCGCTCGCTTTCTAGTGCTACCCTACCGAGATATAACGCAAAGCGGGGTACTACTAACCTCTTACAATTACAACGTCCCAGTGATAGCATCGAATCTACCAGGTTTTGAGGAATATATTGAAAATGGTAAAACAGGTCTGTTATTTGAGGCAATGCAAACAGAGTCATTATCTGCTCAAATGGAATTAGCTATAAATATGGATGATGGCAAGTATAGCAAAATGAAATACGAGCTAAGTAAATTCGTAGAAATGAAAATACGAGCTTCTTCAATTGCTAAGAAATATGCACAATACTTTGATGAAGTGATAGAGAGCAATAAATAG
- a CDS encoding O-antigen ligase family protein gives MNEKIVVFGVLTAWYLGRYAMLRLRNQSTRHLLLSFVLTTVPFQIGIPLVTPTYHTMPGSFTAKLFFSIPMLAILIMLVREKNTRIFYTSRDERWVTLVLILVLISFCNPNNYALWGTGAFAWLFITCIVFIRLVANNLNPVEILEGFYESFVLLCVLQAVLAVCFPLLGMVSVTRLFQVGGEEWSTRNGSRPGAVGVFVHPGNLALFTMMASCFFQACYLTNLKKKVSLALLLLNTMTIVLTYSRTSYLTAIVAQVAVYYLYQNADKPLVSWKSVFLGVLPTIVLLYWIIFISPLSSNFLASNADEMYQARLDHWQIGLAIFREAPLLGVGLNTHLEYIVNNVQLIKIIHNEFLTTNPIHDIHIVILAETGIMGFALWIIFLGYSIHKAKVNIAANNNVVFSLTHIGIIVCFVFYGITDWSPLSHSIFPLFLFLTFLAYKFSFDPRYFPSTTFPPTKVPRVAHVTHAIASSQPS, from the coding sequence ATGAATGAGAAGATCGTAGTTTTCGGCGTACTCACGGCCTGGTACCTGGGCCGCTACGCCATGCTGCGCCTGCGCAACCAAAGCACTCGGCACCTGCTGCTCAGCTTTGTGCTGACCACAGTGCCTTTCCAAATCGGCATTCCGCTGGTAACACCAACCTACCACACAATGCCGGGGTCGTTCACGGCCAAACTGTTTTTCTCCATTCCCATGCTGGCCATTCTTATCATGCTGGTGCGGGAAAAAAACACCCGAATTTTCTACACATCGCGCGATGAACGTTGGGTGACGCTAGTGCTGATACTGGTCTTAATTTCCTTTTGCAACCCCAATAATTATGCCCTTTGGGGTACGGGGGCTTTTGCCTGGTTATTCATCACCTGCATTGTTTTCATTCGTTTGGTTGCCAACAACTTGAATCCAGTGGAGATCCTGGAGGGATTTTACGAGAGCTTCGTGCTCCTGTGCGTGTTGCAAGCCGTGCTGGCAGTGTGCTTCCCCCTGCTGGGCATGGTCAGCGTCACCCGGCTGTTCCAGGTAGGCGGAGAAGAATGGTCCACCCGCAACGGGTCTAGGCCCGGCGCAGTGGGCGTATTCGTCCACCCCGGCAACTTGGCCCTTTTCACGATGATGGCGTCATGCTTTTTTCAGGCCTGTTACCTGACCAACCTGAAAAAGAAGGTCAGCTTGGCGCTGCTCCTGCTCAACACAATGACCATCGTGTTGACTTATTCCCGCACTTCCTACCTTACTGCAATAGTGGCCCAGGTAGCGGTTTACTATTTGTATCAAAACGCGGATAAGCCGCTGGTTTCCTGGAAAAGCGTGTTTTTAGGGGTCTTGCCGACCATAGTTCTGCTCTACTGGATAATTTTTATTTCGCCGCTGAGCAGCAACTTCCTCGCCAGCAACGCTGACGAGATGTACCAGGCCCGCCTGGATCACTGGCAAATTGGCCTGGCCATTTTCCGGGAAGCGCCCCTACTAGGAGTAGGTTTGAATACCCACCTCGAATACATTGTCAATAATGTACAACTGATTAAAATTATTCACAATGAATTTTTGACGACCAACCCCATCCACGACATCCACATCGTAATTTTAGCCGAAACCGGAATCATGGGATTCGCCCTGTGGATAATATTTCTGGGCTACTCTATTCACAAGGCGAAAGTCAATATTGCGGCTAACAATAACGTTGTGTTTTCGCTGACGCACATTGGCATAATCGTTTGCTTCGTCTTTTATGGTATTACTGACTGGTCACCATTGTCGCATTCAATATTTCCGCTTTTCTTATTTCTAACATTTCTCGCCTATAAATTCAGCTTCGACCCCCGCTACTTTCCCAGCACCACTTTTCCGCCAACAAAGGTCCCCAGAGTTGCGCACGTAACACACGCTATTGCCAGTTCGCAACCTTCATGA
- a CDS encoding GumC family protein, whose translation MEPFNGQVSTFYTAATASQPLNLRAVLARYRYHWSLFVAGVALALLGAYLYTQLVQPAYEVRASLLVEGEKKTPAEKSALQELDLVTTPKVVESEMEILKSRKLMLSVVRDLQLSTLYQQRDHLGARDLYGRSPVQFTLVPTHSVPRQHVLDIVLKDQTSFYMAATNGNLTAHPFGRPVSDSIGTWQLTPVPAFALPAGSRLRIVARDPDLVVTAYQKALEVDLINKISPAISLQIKDEVPQRGMDVLNQLMAVYNGAATAAKNKLTANTLHFIDSRLASLRGELSQAEADEAGYRSQQGLTDIASQSKVYLENAQANDSRLNEAQVQLAVVSTIERTLRDPRPTATVPTALGITDATLSSLVEKLTELHAQRERLLTTTPENNPLFNPLNSEILATQLAIRSSVKNIKASLLATVRELESFNSRFESSIKRVPGQERQLVGKKRQLTIKENLYTYLLQKREEASLSYAATLDDARIIDSAYVLPSKWPNRWLLYAVAAAVGLVVPAALLQVKDALSNKITTRAEIERATRAPVLAELAFEKEPGPGPMVGPLPATSVLAEQVRGLRTRLPALLPDQPAGRVVLVTSSVSGEGKSFVSAHLAISLAGTGQRTVLVDLDLRRPGMAKLFGLANDHAGVSDFLTERAAWPAIVQPTTVSPNLNLIASGTFPVADLLEGPRLGELLTGLRGAFHHVVLDSPPLHLVADALLLAQASDLTLYVVRQGVTDQDELAFIEELNRQGSLPKLHLIFNGIDSRRYGYGYAYERRYLKSA comes from the coding sequence ATGGAACCATTTAACGGCCAAGTCTCCACTTTTTACACGGCTGCTACCGCTTCCCAACCCCTGAACCTGCGGGCGGTGCTGGCGAGGTACCGGTACCACTGGTCCCTTTTCGTGGCGGGCGTGGCGCTGGCCTTGTTGGGGGCCTACCTCTATACGCAACTGGTTCAGCCGGCCTACGAGGTCCGGGCCAGCTTACTAGTGGAGGGCGAGAAGAAGACGCCCGCCGAAAAATCAGCGCTCCAGGAGTTGGATCTCGTCACCACGCCCAAAGTGGTTGAGAGTGAGATGGAGATCCTAAAATCCAGAAAATTGATGCTAAGTGTGGTGCGCGACCTTCAGTTGAGCACCCTGTACCAGCAGCGCGACCACCTCGGCGCCCGCGACCTCTACGGCCGGAGCCCCGTGCAGTTCACCTTGGTACCAACCCACTCAGTGCCCCGGCAGCACGTGCTGGACATCGTGCTCAAAGACCAAACTTCCTTCTACATGGCGGCGACCAATGGAAACCTGACGGCGCATCCCTTCGGCCGCCCCGTCAGCGACAGCATAGGCACGTGGCAGCTCACCCCGGTCCCCGCGTTTGCGCTGCCCGCAGGCAGCCGCCTGCGCATCGTGGCCCGCGACCCGGATCTAGTGGTGACAGCCTACCAGAAGGCCCTGGAAGTAGATCTGATCAATAAAATTTCGCCGGCCATTAGCCTACAAATTAAGGACGAAGTGCCCCAGCGGGGCATGGACGTACTCAACCAGCTAATGGCTGTTTACAACGGCGCGGCCACGGCCGCGAAAAACAAGCTCACGGCCAACACCCTGCATTTCATCGATTCCCGCTTGGCCTCGCTCCGAGGCGAGTTGAGCCAGGCCGAAGCGGACGAGGCAGGCTACCGCAGCCAGCAGGGCCTGACGGATATCGCCTCGCAATCGAAAGTGTACCTAGAAAATGCCCAGGCCAACGACAGCCGCCTGAACGAGGCCCAGGTGCAGTTGGCGGTGGTCAGCACCATTGAGCGGACCCTGCGCGATCCCCGGCCGACAGCCACCGTCCCCACCGCGCTCGGTATTACCGACGCCACCCTAAGCAGCTTGGTAGAAAAGCTGACCGAGTTGCATGCGCAGCGCGAGCGGCTGCTGACCACCACGCCGGAGAATAATCCCCTCTTTAATCCTTTGAATTCAGAAATCCTGGCTACGCAATTGGCCATCAGGAGCAGCGTCAAAAACATCAAGGCCTCGCTGCTGGCCACGGTGCGCGAGCTGGAATCCTTCAACTCCCGCTTTGAGTCGTCCATCAAGCGCGTTCCCGGCCAGGAACGGCAGCTAGTAGGCAAAAAGCGCCAGTTAACCATCAAGGAGAACTTGTACACTTACCTGCTCCAAAAGCGGGAAGAAGCCTCGCTCAGCTACGCTGCAACCCTCGATGACGCCCGCATCATTGACAGCGCCTACGTGCTGCCCTCGAAGTGGCCCAACCGCTGGCTCCTCTACGCCGTGGCCGCGGCCGTGGGCTTAGTGGTGCCCGCCGCCCTGTTGCAGGTGAAAGACGCGTTGAGCAACAAAATCACGACGCGGGCGGAAATCGAGCGGGCCACCCGGGCGCCCGTGCTGGCGGAACTCGCGTTTGAAAAGGAACCCGGCCCAGGCCCTATGGTCGGCCCACTCCCGGCTACTTCCGTGCTGGCCGAGCAGGTGCGCGGCCTGCGCACCCGGCTACCCGCCTTGTTGCCAGACCAGCCCGCGGGCCGGGTTGTGCTGGTTACGTCCAGCGTTAGTGGGGAAGGGAAGAGCTTCGTCAGTGCCCACCTGGCCATTTCCCTGGCCGGTACCGGCCAGCGAACCGTGCTCGTCGATTTGGACCTGCGCCGTCCAGGAATGGCCAAATTGTTCGGGCTGGCCAACGACCACGCTGGGGTCAGCGATTTCCTAACCGAGCGGGCGGCCTGGCCCGCCATTGTGCAGCCCACCACCGTCTCTCCCAACCTGAATCTCATCGCTAGCGGCACCTTCCCCGTGGCGGACCTGCTGGAAGGGCCCCGTTTGGGCGAGCTACTCACCGGTCTGCGCGGGGCGTTCCACCACGTTGTCCTCGATAGCCCACCCTTGCACCTGGTGGCGGATGCCCTGCTGCTCGCGCAGGCAAGCGACCTCACGCTGTACGTGGTGCGGCAAGGGGTTACCGATCAGGACGAGCTGGCTTTCATCGAGGAGCTGAATCGGCAAGGAAGCCTGCCCAAGCTGCACCTCATCTTTAACGGCATCGACAGCCGCCGCTACGGCTACGGTTACGCCTATGAACGCCGCTACTTAAAATCGGCCTGA